A genome region from Natranaeroarchaeum sulfidigenes includes the following:
- a CDS encoding Lrp/AsnC family transcriptional regulator: protein MVELDETDLHILQLLTENSRRPYNDIAEQVGVSPPTVSDRVDRLEELGVISRFTLDLDRSQISEGVGVLVDLHLRPGTVHDVIDRLAPLESVDHVYATADAHVVARATVDECEIHRILTDTLDLSQVVEYDVRLLIDSVWEPTVQKADAEDETPYDDPTAIPAGGASLGADGQ from the coding sequence ATGGTCGAACTGGACGAGACCGATCTACATATCTTGCAGCTACTGACCGAGAACTCCCGTCGGCCGTACAACGACATCGCCGAGCAGGTCGGTGTCTCACCGCCTACCGTCTCCGATCGCGTGGACCGTCTCGAAGAGCTCGGGGTTATCAGCCGATTTACGCTCGATCTCGATCGATCACAGATCAGCGAGGGCGTCGGCGTTCTCGTCGACCTCCATCTCCGGCCAGGAACGGTGCACGATGTCATCGATCGACTCGCCCCGCTAGAAAGCGTTGATCACGTGTACGCAACCGCGGACGCACACGTGGTCGCGCGGGCGACGGTGGACGAGTGTGAGATCCACCGGATCCTCACCGACACCCTCGACCTCTCGCAGGTCGTCGAATACGACGTGAGACTGTTGATCGACTCGGTCTGGGAGCCCACGGTCCAGAAAGCAGATGCCGAAGACGAGACCCCGTACGACGACCCCACTGCGATACCGGCAGGCGGTGCATCACTCGGAGCCGACGGTCAGTAG